In Pseudoduganella albidiflava, a single window of DNA contains:
- a CDS encoding FKBP-type peptidyl-prolyl cis-trans isomerase, whose protein sequence is MSNVVTPSAYLTLHYRLAKLDGTDIVSTFDGNPATLMLGSGQLAPVLEELLLGLPEGTHRTFDLEPGVAFGPRNPELIRPVTRATLDENSVPGAEYRVGDLVDFAAPGGGRFSGILRELHDDAAIFDFNHPLAGQPVRFEVNLISVL, encoded by the coding sequence ATGTCGAACGTCGTCACTCCTTCCGCGTATCTCACCCTGCATTACCGTCTGGCCAAGCTGGACGGTACCGATATCGTCTCCACCTTCGACGGCAATCCGGCCACGCTGATGCTGGGTTCCGGCCAGCTGGCACCGGTGCTGGAAGAGTTGCTGCTCGGCTTGCCGGAAGGTACCCATCGAACCTTCGACCTGGAGCCGGGCGTGGCCTTCGGCCCGCGCAATCCGGAGCTGATCCGGCCCGTCACGCGCGCCACGCTGGACGAGAACTCGGTACCCGGCGCGGAATACCGCGTGGGCGACCTGGTCGATTTCGCGGCACCGGGCGGCGGCCGTTTTTCCGGCATCCTGCGCGAGCTGCACGACGATGCCGCCATCTTCGACTTCAACCACCCGCTGGCAGGCCAGCCGGTGCGCTTTGAAGTGAACCTGATTTCCGTGTTGTAA
- the ispH gene encoding 4-hydroxy-3-methylbut-2-enyl diphosphate reductase, protein MQTNKEILLAQPRGFCAGVDRAIEIVERALQQFGAPIYVRHEIVHNAYVVADLRAKGAIFIEKLDDVPAGNTLVFSAHGVSKAVRAEAEARGLSIFDATCPLVTKVHVEVAKMRKSGCEIIMIGHDGHPEVEGTMGQAEEGMHLVETIDDVATLQVGNPNNLAYVSQTTLSVDDTAEIIEALKARFPAIQEPKKGDICYATTNRQEAVKFMAPQVEVVIVVGSPNSSNSNRLREVARKMGTPAYMVDRADQIDPVWLEGHQRIGVTAGASAPEVLVQAVIDRLKELGARSVRPLEGVEENVTFPLPKGLL, encoded by the coding sequence ATGCAAACCAATAAAGAAATCCTCCTGGCCCAGCCGCGCGGCTTTTGCGCGGGTGTCGACCGCGCGATCGAGATCGTCGAGCGCGCGCTGCAGCAGTTCGGCGCGCCGATCTATGTGCGCCACGAAATCGTGCACAACGCCTATGTGGTGGCCGACCTGCGCGCGAAGGGCGCGATCTTCATCGAAAAACTGGACGATGTTCCGGCCGGCAATACCCTGGTATTTTCCGCCCACGGCGTATCGAAGGCGGTGCGCGCCGAAGCGGAAGCGCGCGGCCTGTCGATCTTCGACGCCACCTGCCCGCTGGTGACCAAGGTGCACGTGGAAGTGGCCAAGATGCGCAAGTCCGGCTGCGAAATCATCATGATCGGCCACGATGGCCACCCGGAAGTGGAAGGCACCATGGGCCAGGCCGAAGAGGGCATGCACCTGGTGGAAACCATCGACGACGTGGCAACGCTGCAGGTCGGCAACCCCAACAATCTCGCCTACGTTTCCCAGACCACGCTCTCCGTGGATGACACGGCCGAGATCATCGAAGCGCTGAAGGCGCGTTTCCCGGCCATCCAGGAACCGAAGAAGGGCGACATCTGCTATGCCACCACGAACCGCCAGGAAGCGGTGAAGTTCATGGCGCCGCAGGTGGAAGTGGTCATCGTCGTGGGCAGCCCGAACAGCTCGAACTCGAACCGGCTGCGCGAAGTGGCCCGCAAGATGGGCACGCCGGCCTACATGGTGGACCGCGCCGACCAGATCGACCCCGTCTGGCTCGAAGGCCACCAGCGCATCGGCGTCACGGCCGGCGCCTCGGCGCCCGAGGTGCTGGTACAGGCCGTTATCGACCGGCTCAAGGAACTGGGCGCCAGGAGCGTCCGTCCTCTCGAAGGCGTCGAGGAAAACGTCACGTTCCCGCTGCCGAAAGGCCTTCTCTGA